A genomic region of Nostoc sp. UHCC 0702 contains the following coding sequences:
- a CDS encoding YARHG domain-containing protein gives MTIKLLNDRYQVIRTLGAGGFGETFLAEDTYMPSGRRCVVKQLRPIQNNPQIYQLVQQRFQREAAILEELGGASDQIPTLYAYFESGGEFYLVQEWISGDTLTAKFHKQGLFSESAVRELLVNLLPVLEYVHSKQIVHRDIKPDNIIVRDRDQKSVLIDFGAVRESMGTVFNSQGNPTSSIVIGTPGYMPSEQAAGRPVYSSDLYSLGITAIYLLTGKQPQELDIDSQTGEIVWRPYASHVSPMMAEIIDKAIAYHPRDRYSTARIMLDAFQSLANPIPPTQPYVNQSPVVSTPPPPTISVNSQPSVQGNSRNGLVIGGLIAAGLIGGSVIISQVLTKSPEADQNITPATTLPTVTLPLNATPLIVPSSATSPTVPSQPIESPQFTPPSQAVESPQFTPQPTIPSPIPTNTSIQSDNYFWLSQRRVTDADLDGKDGLTLDIMRNTIFARYGRRFDTPGLQEYFDNQPWYSAKHSPKEFPTKLLSKLEQQNVDYIAKYQDRYDLRYFKK, from the coding sequence ATGACAATTAAGCTGCTGAACGATCGCTATCAAGTTATCCGCACACTAGGCGCTGGTGGGTTTGGTGAAACCTTTCTCGCAGAAGATACTTATATGCCTTCTGGGCGCCGTTGTGTGGTTAAACAGCTAAGACCAATTCAAAACAATCCCCAAATTTATCAACTGGTGCAGCAGAGGTTTCAACGGGAAGCAGCAATTTTAGAAGAACTTGGCGGTGCAAGTGACCAAATTCCGACGTTGTATGCTTATTTTGAATCGGGTGGAGAATTTTATTTAGTTCAAGAGTGGATTTCAGGTGATACTCTCACAGCGAAATTTCACAAGCAGGGGTTATTTAGTGAAAGTGCTGTTCGGGAATTATTGGTGAATTTATTACCAGTTTTGGAGTATGTCCACTCGAAGCAGATTGTTCACCGCGATATTAAACCAGACAATATTATTGTGCGCGATCGCGATCAAAAATCTGTGCTAATTGATTTTGGTGCGGTACGCGAATCAATGGGAACAGTATTCAATTCTCAAGGCAATCCTACCAGTTCAATTGTGATTGGTACCCCTGGTTATATGCCAAGTGAACAAGCCGCAGGTAGACCAGTTTATTCGAGTGATTTATACAGTTTAGGCATCACAGCTATTTATTTACTTACAGGTAAACAGCCACAAGAATTAGATATAGATTCACAAACCGGTGAAATTGTCTGGCGACCATATGCCAGTCATGTTAGCCCAATGATGGCAGAAATCATCGATAAAGCGATCGCTTACCATCCACGCGATCGCTATTCTACTGCCAGGATCATGCTAGATGCTTTCCAAAGCCTAGCAAATCCGATTCCGCCTACGCAACCATACGTTAATCAATCACCTGTGGTATCCACACCACCCCCACCAACTATTTCTGTGAATTCCCAACCAAGTGTTCAAGGTAATAGTCGCAATGGTCTAGTTATCGGTGGTTTGATTGCAGCGGGATTAATTGGTGGATCTGTAATTATTAGTCAGGTGTTAACAAAATCACCTGAAGCAGATCAAAATATCACACCTGCAACAACACTGCCAACTGTCACACTTCCATTGAATGCGACTCCGTTGATTGTCCCATCTTCAGCGACATCGCCAACTGTCCCATCTCAACCAATAGAAAGTCCGCAATTTACTCCACCGTCTCAAGCAGTAGAAAGTCCGCAATTTACTCCACAACCAACTATCCCTTCTCCAATTCCTACTAATACATCAATACAATCAGATAATTATTTTTGGCTTTCTCAAAGGCGTGTTACAGATGCCGATTTGGATGGGAAAGATGGTTTGACATTAGATATTATGCGAAATACAATTTTCGCTCGTTACGGTCGCCGTTTTGATACTCCTGGCTTACAAGAATATTTTGATAATCAACCTTGGTATAGCGCAAAGCATTCACCAAAGGAATTTCCTACTAAGTTACTTTCAAAATTAGAGCAGCAAAATGTAGATTATATTGCTAAATATCAAGACCGCTACGATCTGAGATATTTTAAGAAATAG
- a CDS encoding alpha/beta fold hydrolase has product MTGTTEQFSSIATFEKFVWSWQGYKIQYTVMGTGRPLVLVHGFGASIGHWRKNIPVLANAGYQVFALDLLGFGGSEKAPIDYSVEVWVELLKDFWATHIQEPAVFIGNSIGALLSLIVLAEHPEIAAGGVLINSAGGLSHRPHELNPPLRIVMAAFNRVVRSPITGKFVFNRIRQKSQIRRTLYQVYRNREAVTDELVDLLYTPACDPGAQQVFASILTAPPGPTPGELLPKVERPLLIIWGADDPWTPITGAKIYEEASENGKEIKIVPIPNAGHCPHDEVPEVVNAQIVDWLAHLFD; this is encoded by the coding sequence ATGACTGGAACTACAGAGCAATTTTCAAGTATAGCTACTTTTGAAAAATTTGTGTGGAGTTGGCAGGGTTACAAAATTCAGTACACTGTCATGGGTACAGGACGACCTCTAGTGCTGGTTCACGGTTTTGGGGCTTCCATTGGACATTGGCGTAAAAATATCCCTGTTTTAGCAAATGCTGGCTATCAAGTTTTTGCTTTGGATCTTTTGGGTTTTGGTGGTTCTGAGAAAGCGCCCATTGATTACAGTGTAGAAGTGTGGGTAGAACTGCTGAAAGATTTTTGGGCAACACATATCCAAGAACCTGCTGTATTTATTGGCAATTCCATCGGTGCGCTCTTAAGTTTGATAGTACTGGCAGAACATCCAGAAATTGCTGCTGGTGGTGTTTTGATTAATTCAGCAGGGGGGTTGAGTCATCGTCCCCACGAATTAAACCCGCCGTTGCGTATTGTCATGGCAGCTTTTAACAGAGTAGTGCGATCGCCAATTACAGGCAAATTTGTCTTTAATCGTATCCGCCAAAAATCCCAAATTCGTCGCACCCTCTATCAAGTTTACCGCAACCGCGAAGCTGTCACTGATGAATTAGTCGATTTACTTTATACTCCAGCTTGCGACCCAGGAGCGCAGCAAGTCTTCGCATCCATCCTGACAGCACCCCCTGGCCCCACTCCAGGGGAACTATTGCCTAAAGTTGAACGTCCTTTATTAATTATTTGGGGTGCTGATGATCCCTGGACACCAATTACGGGGGCAAAGATTTACGAGGAGGCGAGTGAGAATGGCAAAGAAATCAAAATTGTTCCCATTCCTAACGCCGGTCATTGTCCCCACGATGAAGTACCAGAGGTTGTTAACGCCCAGATTGTTGATTGGCTAGCCCATCTCTTTGACTAG
- a CDS encoding Uma2 family endonuclease, whose amino-acid sequence MAISNNQLKTEIIYPDSDGKPMAESDPARDYLIYAVEALDIYFQEQKDVYVSGNLFIYYKKGIPSAVIAPDVFVVFGVEKKKRFSYKVWQEGGKVPSFVLEITSATTQENDEEDKPKKYALLGVQEYFQYDPTGDYLNPQLKASSLVASKYQPITSNFLPDGILSIHSQILGLDLRLINGELRFFDPETGKKLLSHKETEQARQQAEQAQRDAIPRLLNLGLNVEQIADALSLPVGEVKRFVQE is encoded by the coding sequence ATGGCCATTTCTAATAACCAACTCAAAACCGAGATTATTTACCCCGACTCTGACGGCAAACCAATGGCAGAGAGCGACCCAGCACGCGATTATTTAATTTATGCTGTAGAAGCTTTGGATATTTATTTCCAAGAGCAAAAAGATGTTTATGTATCCGGAAACCTGTTCATTTACTACAAAAAAGGTATTCCCAGTGCTGTAATAGCTCCCGATGTATTTGTGGTTTTTGGGGTAGAAAAGAAGAAACGCTTCAGTTATAAAGTTTGGCAGGAAGGGGGTAAAGTCCCTAGTTTTGTATTGGAAATTACTTCTGCAACTACTCAAGAAAACGACGAAGAGGATAAACCCAAAAAATATGCACTTTTAGGTGTGCAAGAATACTTTCAGTATGACCCAACAGGAGATTACCTCAACCCGCAACTGAAAGCTTCTAGTTTGGTTGCAAGTAAATATCAACCCATTACATCAAACTTTTTACCTGATGGGATATTGTCAATTCACAGTCAAATTTTGGGTTTAGATCTCAGATTAATTAATGGGGAATTGCGGTTTTTTGACCCTGAAACTGGAAAAAAACTGTTGAGTCATAAAGAAACAGAACAAGCGCGACAACAAGCAGAACAAGCACAACGAGATGCTATACCTCGATTACTAAACTTAGGATTAAATGTAGAACAAATTGCAGACGCTTTGAGTTTGCCAGTGGGCGAGGTAAAGCGGTTTGTTCAAGAGTGA
- a CDS encoding NPCBM/NEW2 domain-containing protein, whose product MKKVNKSASIGGEVLPVVVNIGGYYDNVEAGKPFEAVSNLNNSFTELRLVYGVDSSNRYAAPENKLIFRVELDNKPVETQEVVEGKKYTANLNLQGVKNVKLRVECVNKDCPLLSITEMSLR is encoded by the coding sequence TTGAAAAAGGTAAATAAATCAGCAAGTATAGGTGGAGAAGTGTTACCTGTAGTTGTTAATATTGGCGGCTATTATGACAATGTAGAAGCAGGTAAACCTTTTGAAGCTGTTTCTAATCTCAATAATAGTTTTACAGAACTAAGATTGGTATATGGAGTAGATAGTAGTAACCGTTATGCAGCTCCCGAAAACAAACTGATATTCAGAGTAGAGCTAGATAATAAACCAGTGGAAACTCAAGAAGTTGTAGAAGGTAAAAAGTATACTGCCAATCTGAATTTACAAGGTGTTAAAAATGTCAAATTAAGAGTTGAATGTGTAAATAAAGATTGCCCTCTTCTTTCCATTACAGAAATGTCTTTGAGGTAA
- a CDS encoding Uma2 family endonuclease, with protein sequence MPATCISLRLEPGQKITLQPVSWEGFEEILADLGERRSSRIAYVDGILEIMAPLPEHERSKVLLADLVKTLLKVQKRAWEPLGSTTFKRQDMTAGIEPDDCFYIQNYKVVIGKNRLDLTVDPPPDLALETDLTSKTELDAYAALAVPELLIYKRGKLTINLLKQGKYVESQTSSTFTGIAVIEIIPQFMQRAQEVGVSQTLAEFEIFIVQALSV encoded by the coding sequence ATGCCAGCAACTTGCATTAGCCTGCGGTTAGAACCAGGTCAAAAAATCACTCTACAACCAGTTTCCTGGGAAGGTTTTGAAGAGATTCTTGCTGATTTAGGTGAACGTCGCTCATCTCGAATTGCTTATGTCGATGGAATTCTAGAAATCATGGCTCCACTACCAGAGCATGAACGCTCAAAAGTCTTACTTGCTGATTTAGTCAAAACTCTGCTCAAAGTCCAGAAACGTGCATGGGAACCCCTTGGCTCTACGACTTTTAAGCGTCAGGATATGACAGCAGGCATTGAGCCGGATGATTGCTTCTACATCCAAAACTATAAAGTTGTCATCGGCAAGAATCGACTAGATTTAACTGTAGATCCGCCGCCTGACTTAGCATTGGAAACTGATCTTACTTCCAAGACAGAACTTGATGCTTATGCAGCTTTGGCAGTACCAGAACTATTGATTTATAAAAGGGGCAAGCTAACAATTAATCTGCTAAAACAAGGCAAGTATGTTGAATCTCAGACAAGTTCTACATTTACTGGTATAGCAGTTATAGAAATTATTCCACAGTTTATGCAGCGTGCCCAAGAGGTTGGTGTTAGTCAAACTTTGGCAGAGTTCGAGATATTTATTGTGCAAGCACTTTCAGTTTAA
- a CDS encoding serine/threonine protein kinase: MELDVHNKEAILLSDYPDFSQLGYQVIRELGRNQKEGRITYLANVQSSNQQVVIKKFCVKSASVDWSGLKDYEREMAILQRLAHPRIPRYIDSFATPTSFYLVQEYKNAPSLGLQRKFNPEQIKQISLSILEILVYLQQLDDPIIHRDIKPENILVDDQLNAYLVDFDLAQIQSAKINISSLAAGTPGFIPPEEQLGDCLTQASDLYSLGVTLICLLTNTRSVDIAKLIDDRYRFNFQKLLPRLNPRFRSWLMKMVEPKSKYRYANAAVALEVVKSIEVSNTATAIETLIAAVKFRKQTTMLGLAMIAMFAVATTTLILSQQGGVAQQSQQPSQCQGCDF, from the coding sequence ATGGAGCTTGATGTGCATAATAAAGAGGCAATTCTCTTAAGTGACTATCCAGATTTTTCTCAGTTAGGTTATCAAGTTATCCGAGAATTAGGACGTAACCAGAAAGAGGGACGTATTACTTACCTGGCTAATGTTCAAAGTTCAAATCAACAGGTGGTGATTAAAAAGTTCTGTGTGAAGAGTGCGAGTGTTGACTGGTCGGGGTTGAAAGATTATGAACGCGAAATGGCAATTTTGCAAAGACTTGCTCATCCCCGCATCCCTCGCTATATAGATTCTTTTGCAACACCAACAAGTTTTTATCTGGTGCAAGAGTATAAAAATGCTCCATCCTTGGGGTTACAGCGCAAGTTCAATCCAGAACAGATCAAGCAAATATCTCTGTCAATTTTAGAAATTTTGGTCTATCTCCAACAGCTTGATGACCCAATTATCCATCGGGATATTAAACCAGAAAATATTTTGGTTGATGATCAACTGAATGCTTATTTGGTTGATTTTGATTTGGCTCAAATACAGAGTGCGAAAATAAATATTAGCAGCTTGGCAGCAGGAACCCCTGGTTTCATACCACCAGAAGAACAGTTAGGTGATTGCCTCACCCAGGCTTCAGACTTGTATAGTTTAGGAGTCACACTGATTTGCTTACTCACTAACACCCGTTCCGTTGATATTGCTAAGTTAATAGACGATCGCTATCGCTTTAATTTCCAGAAATTACTTCCCCGACTGAATCCACGTTTTAGGTCGTGGTTGATGAAAATGGTAGAACCCAAGTCAAAATATCGCTATGCCAATGCAGCTGTGGCTTTAGAAGTAGTCAAGTCAATTGAAGTTAGCAATACTGCCACGGCAATAGAAACTTTAATTGCTGCTGTGAAATTCAGAAAGCAAACAACAATGTTGGGACTAGCCATGATTGCGATGTTTGCAGTGGCGACAACAACTTTGATACTCTCCCAACAGGGTGGTGTAGCTCAGCAGTCACAACAACCAAGCCAATGTCAAGGTTGTGATTTTTAA